ACGTATAAGTGAATCCTGGCAGCTCTGCAATCGAAGAAACTAGGGCGCCTTCAGCGCTGGTAATGAACCCTATTTTCTTTtgtcgcccccccccaccccacactcCTATCAGCCAACCTCCTCTCCATCCTCGTGAGCCGCGctggcagggggagggggggcgagtCCGGCGATGCCGTCGCCGTACGCAAGGATGAATAGAGtagaagagaggcacactAGTACAAAAGAGCCGCCGTCGCTTTCGCCCATCGCTTCCTTTACCCTCCACACCTCTGAAGGCGGGCCAACGTCAACGTCACTCCTTTCTATCGATCGCGTCTGCTCCATCAGATAAGCTCTGTTTGCCACCGCTAACTCTTGTTCCCTCCAACTCTAGCACTGGCctgcagtagcagcagcactgaAGGCCGCGCCCGGCgatgacgaggacgaggctgcactgctgccagCCCTCGATCCTCTCTCGACAGACGAGAGCAGTGTCGAGGGGCGAAACAGCGGAGGTCGTGCGTGAGTCTGTAAGCCATTCCCCATAGCACCATACGAGTAGCGGTACACAGCACTGGCGTCGCCGAGAGCACCAGAGGAAGGTGCAGTTGTTgagccgctggcgctggcggctcCGCGAAGTCCAaccaccgctgcaccgctgtgGCTGCCGTGTTCTCCCGCGGATGAAGCAGCCCTCGCCAATTGCTCTGCTAAGTCGCAGAAGCTCACCTGCAACAGCGGGGCTGCCAGCGTTTCTGGTCGCCAGAGCGGCAACGCAGAGGCCTGATCCACAGGCAGCTGAGGGTCGACGTCGGCTACCACTGTCGGATTCTGCTCTCCCCACGCCTTCGACGAGACCGACAGTAGACTTCGCAGATACGATAGCACAACTTGAagccgctgcgcctgcgtcgCGTCTGCGGgagtggcggagctgcacaCCTGCAGTGCATCCTCGTACCGCTGCAGAAGAATGTAAAAGGAGATTAGCACGGCCTCGCGCTGGCGAACCCCCTCAGCGGACTGCAAAGTGTGCTCGATCGTCTCCGCCACCGGGCTCCCAacctccacccacccacgcatcGCAGACACACTGCCCGCGTGCAGTGCCGCGTAGGCCAACGGCTGAGCTGCCAGGTGCATCAGCTCCGGGGACCCACGCATCACTTCGTACAGGGCCTCGATCATGCGTGACGAACCAGcgcgcaccgccacgcaGAGGAGCCGCATCGCCACTGCGACCGGAACATCCTCGCCAGCACCGGCGTACACTGCGATGCAGGTCGGAATCAGCCGAAGCAAGACGTCAAGCGCAGCAACATGGGCGAGGCCGCTCACGACGGGCGCCAGCAGCCTTACAAACGGAGGTGCGCCGAGGTGCTCCACCGCGGGCCCCAACGCGTAGACAAACGAGCTCCTCTGCTCGGTCTCGGCCGCCTCCGTAGGGTTGACCCCGTGATCGACCGCGTAGCACGTGAAGGCCCACGTGTTCAGCTCGACGGGCATGCCGAACAGCAGCAAAAACGACTCGCGccactgtcgctgctgctgctgctgttcggCCGACGATGGCACCGCCTGTGCGTCACTCGCCACAGCCCGATGCTCCAAGCCCACGTAGCTGTAGTAGAGGATGAAGAGCGCCATGTCGGGCGTGACAGTGTCCATCCTGGCGAGCACCGACGCCATGGTGAGCGACGCATCCGAAGCGCACAGGCCCAGCTTGTCAAGCAGCACCTCAACACAGAGCGGTGTTGCCGCTTGCCACATCGCCAGCTCCGAAACGGTGTTTTGATAGACACTTTCGCGGCGAAAGGTGTCGCGCATCAGTGACTTCCACTCAGACTGGGCCACCTCCATCATCGCTGTCGCCTCGCtgagctgcagcacgtcttTCAACGGCTTCAATACGGTGTTCATGATGCCAAGGTGCAGAAACAAGGTGTACGCTGAGTGCTCTCGAAACAGCTGAgcggcacgcagcagcagtcggtGCGGCAAGCTCTCACTAGCTGCCAAGTCTGTTACACCTGtacactgctgctgccgaatCAGGAGAGCGTAGAGGGCGTGCTGAGTCTGCATGAGTCGATGCAGTAACAATTCAGCATCTTGCTCACATGTCAGCTGCTGAGCGGCGGCCTGAAGCTCCTTCAGTAGAGCTGCACAGCTACAACAGTGACTGCTCAGCTCGCTCTCGGCACACTGCATGATGGTCATCGCCAAAGACGGCGCGCTGAATGCAGCACTAACAGCGGCAGAGGACGCAACAGGTCTGTCTGTGAGAAGGGTCACGACGTACAGGGGCCCGGTGCCACGTGCGCTTTGCGAGAGAATGTGAAACTGACCTCGCTCAAAGCGTACACCGTAGAGCTGCTCGTTGTAGCAAACTTGATGttgccgccactgcagctgtGCGACGGGCGACACCCCCTGCAGGCGCACCGTACCGTAAcgcaggtgctgccgccctgAGCCAACAGCGTCCTTTGTCGCAAAGGCGAAGTGAAGGACCGGTGCACGAGGGTCGGCATGGatctgcacctcctccatgaCCAGCttgttgttgtcgctgtTTTGGGGCCAGGTGGCCAtcagctgcgcctccagaACCTGTGTCACGACCATAGAGTTCCAGGCCTGGCTTTCTCCGCCGGCGCCCGCAGATACCGACGatggctgctgcagctcctcattgctctcggcgccgctgccgatctctctcttctcaccGCACTGCAGTGCCACGACGCAGCCGTCCGAGTACACCGCCCACAGTGTTGTCGCGCCGCTCCATGCCACACGCAGCGGAGTTGCAGACGGCGATACACGAGAGGGGAGCTGAAGAGTACGCAGTACGTGAAAGCTACTGCGGTCATTCGCCGCGAGGAAGGTCTGTCGGGGCGCCCCTGAAGCAGACggccccgccaccgcctcagCATACGGTTCAGCAGTAGTCATCACAAGCGTCGGTGCCGCTGGCTGCACACCGCACACCACCGCTACACCGTTGCTGAGTATGACAGTCACCTCAGCGTGACCAGGACGACCAGGGCCCAAGCAGCAGATCGCATTTTCTTCGAAGCAGAGCGTCTGTAGCTTGCCAAGCTGCGGAGTACAGGTACAGAGAGTGTGCTGATCTTTCAGGAAGGCAGCCAtgtccagcaccaccacacccTTAACGGAGTCTTCAGATTCAACACGGAAGCACTGCATGGGGCACCAGCGCAGCTTCAAGGGAAGCGAACACTTACTCGCGGCCCCGTCATCGATGCTCACCTCAGCCAGCCGCTGGCAGCCGCAGAAGAAGACAATTTTCGTCGGTCCCTCTGCCTGCACAAGGTGATTAGTCGTTGGACTTGTCCTCGAGGTTCGCAGCGGCGTCACGCGACAAGCTACAACGGCACCAGGGTTGACGGCTGCTTCCTCGACACACTCCTCCTGAGTCCTCAAGGCTGCGTCAGCCAGCTGCGCGCCCGCGTACGCgtgcaccaccacacgcGACGGCAGGGGCAGTTGCTCGTCCTGatccgccgccgcagggTTACAGGCGACGAGGTGGTTTATGCCGTTCAAGAACGATACCACCGCGATGTTGTTGTCTCCGCAGAAGCGAGCCGCGTCGACCGGTTGCACGGTGAGTCGGCGCTTATGATGCATGGCGACCGTCTGCGTGTCTTGTCCCCGCGCACCTCTGATTCTATGGAGCTGgcgtgtggatgtgtgtgtgtggggggggtaTGCCGCTtgcctcttcctttctcAAACTACACACACTCTGTGTGTAATGAatgggtgggggtgggggagctaaagagaacgaggagcGAAGACGCCAGTGAAAAAGGGATGAGGTCAAGAGCGGCGAaaaggtgcgtgtgtgggtacGTGTGAGGGGGTGCTACAGGAGAGCTACGCACCGTACGTGGAAGCAACCATGGCGCTTCGGCAGCTACAGAAGAAGAGATGAGGACAAGGAAAGTGGAGTGGGGCATCGCCCACGCCACcagacacgcacagcagTGACAGAGATCGATGCAGGGGATGTTCCCAGCTGCGAAGCGCGCATGAGTGTCAGTTAGGACTCTAGTCAAAATGTGTGCCGCTAAGCTTTGAACGTTTCCTGCGCAACTCGCACGATagagggaaaagggcaaTGAGACAAGGGAATGTAGAAAGGATCCGAAGAGTAGCGCCCTCCAgcaagcaaagaagagggcgAACGCGCAGgcacgaacacacacacacacacacacatgcactgTCTCTGGAGCTGTCGTTCCCTGCtcctacccccccccaccctttCAACAGCGGCTACAGCCCCTCGCCTGACACCTtcacccgccaccaccaaaCCGTTCCGTCCAGCGACAGCACATTCGAAGAAACAGTAGTGCCGTCAAGGTCGCGTCTGTGAGGGCACCGTGACCGTTGGTGGCTCGATCTGCTGCTCCATCAATGCTCAGAAAGGCACACAGGGTATCTAAATTGTTAGCCAGGTGCGGATAGGCCACCTGCGCCCACTGCCGGGTGCACGTCAGAGGGTATTGAGGGTGCCAAAATATTTGGTAACCACACCGCTGCAGATGATGCGCAAGGAAACGTGCGTCAAATAACGCGTTGTGGGCCACCAGCGGTGGGAGATGAACGGCGCTGTGTCCgccgtgctgcgcagcctcCACCTGCACGGACTTGGTGAAGAGAGCATCGGCTCTGATAAGGGTCATGTAGGCCACCAACTCGCTTGCCACCACTGGCCACGGggcgcagtgctgcaccttctcccacGTGATTCCGTGAACGGCTGTGGCGGCTGCAGTGATGCggcgggggtgggagggCCGCACATAACGGTGAAACACCCGTCCCCCGCGTGTCCACAGTCCCTCGAGGACACCGCAGCTGCCCTGCTTCTCCAACGGCGGTGCGCAAGGATCGGCGTCCTTCGGGCCTGTCAAAGTCGTTCGTGAAGACGGCGTCCATCGAAGCTCCACGCAGCCCACTTCGAGGATCTCATCTGCGGTGGGCGAAAAGCCAGTAGTTTCAAGATCCACGACGACGCAGCTGAGCggtgcggagcagcagcagccgctaGCCGCAGATGCTGAGGCCACGGCTGGAGTTGAGGGATGCAAAATATGTGATGACGCTGGCGTTTTTTCACCCGCTTGCGGTGGGGCCAGAAGCCCAATGGTGTCGGCAAGGAGAGGAAGCATCTTGGACGAGACAGGCGCAAATGGGCTGTCATACGGATCCCCTCCGCGGCTCACACTAGAAGGCAGAGACACCGCGAGACGCGAAGAGCAGTGCGCTAAGCCAGAGGGGTGTTGCGCAGCCCCGGAAGTCTGAtgaggcggccgccgcgcctTGTCGCCCATCCATCCTTTGACAAGGACTGCGATGCTTGCGTGGGGTTGACGACGGTGTCGCAGCGGGCTTAGAGCGACCTTTCTGCGACGGCACATTCCCCGTTGTTGCCGCGTCGTGCCGAGGCCATCGCTGGGGGAGGTGCGCTCGGAAGCGCCGTATACTGGTGGAGAGGTCATCCATGCATGTCTTGCGTGGACCTGAGCACCGAATCGCTGGCGTTTGGCCGCGTTGATACCCTCACCACAGCAGTAAGCCTCTTGCCCTTTTCTTTGTGGGCAATACACTCGTGCTTAGTGCGCAACGGTGAGTGCACACTCCCAAgacaagaggaaaggggggaagggcgGTTTAAGTATGAGTgacgaaggagagagaggcgcagtcAAGAAGCTGGcgctctttgtgtgtgcgcacatTGTGGGGTCGAGACGATAATGTACGTTGGGCGTGGGTGAGAAGACCggagcacacacagaagATGAGTGCGGTACTCATCTGTGAGGAGGAATGCTGCCGCCATGCATTCGACCTGCACGCACAGAACTTGCAAGTAAGTCTCTGGTGCATCAACTCATATGTGCCCATGATCGACATTCACATGTCCTCTCAGTACCTCTCCCAatcccttccccctccccccccccggcctCGATATCTCCGCTAGGAAAAACATAGGTGTAGGAGAAGACTAGCACGGCGTTAGCACTGCCGCGAGGCATCAACGTGTGCATAGCGGAGCGCTAAGCTTGAAAGCAGCATACGGAAGCACACGCAGATTGTGGCAAGTCGCATGGTAGGGAGCACGAGACGGGACGAGTGCAACACAGATAAATACCCGCACGTCGTTCGACAACCACCCAGGTGGCATCCTTTACACGCTTCCTTTCATTTCGTTTTTTTTGTCGTCGTTTGGTTCACTTGCGCCAACTTCGCAAGATGCGCAGGGCGCCTTTAAAGAGTCGCGTCAATTCAAAAAAACATCCTCCACACATCTCTGATCAAAACAGCCgacacgcacaagcacacacatacacacacaaactAATGCGCGCACTGGCGCGTACACACAGGGGAGAGCTACATGCAAGCACGCAAACAGAGCCCAACCAGCTACGgtacccacccaccccctctctccacctccaaACGCGCTGTATCTCTTGTCGTGTGTGCAGTAGCCCATGTAtgcacacgagcacacacacacagtggcGGCCACCGCAGGGGCTTGGAAAGTTGGAGCTGGGCCGGGCAGAAAGAGCCaagtgaagaagaaaaaggagcgtacgagggaaaaggaaggggagagagggaagcgcaAATAAGAGCACTGAAAGAA
The nucleotide sequence above comes from Leishmania braziliensis MHOM/BR/75/M2904 complete genome, chromosome 32. Encoded proteins:
- a CDS encoding exonuclease-like protein, whose amino-acid sequence is MLPLLADTIGLLAPPQAGEKTPASSHILHPSTPAVASASAASGCCCSAPLSCVVVDLETTGFSPTADEILEVGCVELRWTPSSRTTLTGPKDADPCAPPLEKQGSCGVLEGLWTRGGRVFHRYVRPSHPRRITAAATAVHGITWEKVQHCAPWPVVASELVAYMTLIRADALFTKSVQVEAAQHGGHSAVHLPPLVAHNALFDARFLAHHLQRCGYQIFWHPQYPLTCTRQWAQVAYPHLANNLDTLCAFLSIDGAADRATNGHGALTDATLTALLFLRMCCRWTERFGGGG